The sequence below is a genomic window from Desulfonatronum thiodismutans.
TTGTGTCGCTATTTGGCTTTATGTAATTATGGATTTATCTAATGTCAAGCGGGTAAGCAAAAAAAACCGCCTTCCTCGGAAAGAAAGCGGTCATTGAAAAGCTTTTGTCATTGAATCAAGCGTGTTGCCGTGTGCGGTTTCGGTTTGAAAAACCGGGAGGAGCCGAAGCCCCTCCCGGCTCACCAGGGGATGCCGCTCGGTGGAGGGTCGAGCGATTTTTGAAGGCCGGTCTATGATGCCTGAGCTTGACGTTTGGCGTCCTCAGTGGCCCTGATCTTGGCGTTGGCCACCAGGGGGCTTTCCTGCTTGCCGTGGGGGCCGGTGACTCCCGGCATGGCCTGACCCAGGTTGGCGTTCACCTCCAGGCCCTTTTCCAGCAGTTGGAGAATGCGCCGTCGGTCCGCGCCTTCTCCGGACGCCTCCAGGGTGAACCCCATTGCCCGTGCCTGGGCGGCGGTGACGCCGGATTCCAGGAGGCTGCCCAGCCGGGACATGGTGTCTTCTGGCAGGACGACTTTCAGCAGGGACACGAGGTCCGCCTGCCCTGCCTGAAAGATGGCGGTGAACAGTTTCGGGTTGTGTACCTGGAAGGCCTCAATGTCGAACTCATGGCCTTCCGCCGGGGTCTGGCTCTGCTCGACGTGCTCGACGTGATCAAGAGTCATGTTGCCCTTCCTTTGCCGCTTCCGCCCGGCGGCGGGCATTGGCGATGAGGGGATTTTCGGCGGACGAATGTTCCTTCGCCGCCCTCAACCGGGCATTGGCCACGAGAGGGGATTCCCCCTCAAGAGGGTGATCAACACGCAATCCGGCCCGGCGGCGGGCCTCGATGACCATGGGGCTCTCGGTCCGGGCCGGGGGCGGTGTAGGGGCGGTGGTCTGGGGCTGTGTTCGATAGAAAGCCTCCGGGTTCGCATTGGCCATTTTTCGATCCTCACAGGCTCTTCGGAGCCGGTTTCCGGCCTGTTCGCCGTACATGGCGGCGAACAGGTCAATGGTTTCATTTTCAGCAGCCGCAACTGCTTGCGCCGGGTCAGTGTACACCCGGGCGGGCTTGGGGCTCTGGGTGTTGTCAGCAGCAGGCTTGCCCGCTTGAGCCTTCGCACGGAAGCGGGCCTTCCAGTAGTCCAGCACATGAGGAAACTTCTGCTGCATTTCCGCCATGGTCAGCTTTTGGCCGGCCACAAGCCGGGCCTTGTAGGCGTCGAACTCGGACCCGTGGTCCCGGCCCAGCCGCTCAAATATCGGCCCGGTGACCTTCTGAATTTCAGCTGTCAGCATGGGCAATCTCCATCTCGCGTCGGTCGCACGAGTCAAGGTGTTTCGACTTTGGGGCTTCGGGGATCTGTGGAAAACCGTCTGGGATTTTCGGGAACGACATGGTTCCGCTGGATGTCGCATAGGCTTGGGCATCCCAGTCGTACCCGGCGGCGGTCGGGAACAGCTTGGCCGCGAAGTTCGCGAAGCTCTGGGTTCTCCCAAGTTCCCGCTCTGCCTGCCATGCCAGCCAGGCGGCGTCCTCCACCTCCCGGACCCGTTCCAGGGACCGGTCCCGGACTACTGTCAGCACGTCCCGATACCTGCCGCGGGATTGCCGCTCGACCCTGAACACCTCGCTGCGTAGTTCGTTGATGTCGGCACGGATCACGGTCACCATGCGCTCGGTGTCCTCGACGTGCTTCCGGGCCTGATCGACCTCAGCGATTGCCTTGTCCAGGGCCGTGGTGGTCGCCTTGTTGTTGCCGTTGCGGGCCACTTGGGTAATGGCCTCCTGCTTTCGGTTTTCGGCCTGACCCAGGGCGTCCTTGGCCTGGGCAAGCTCCTGCTCCAATTCTTCTTTCCGCTGGAGCTTGGCCTCGATCTGGCCGTCTATTTCCGAAATCTTCGCGTAATAGTCATCAAGCGTACATGGTTGATCCATGCGGATATCCTCCAGGGGTTAGGATTCGATGAGCGTCGGCCAGCAGGGCCAGACGGTCCAGGACGTGGCCGGGAATGGGTTGCCGACCGTTCAGGTAGTTGTTGAGAGAACCGACGGAAATTCCCAGCCTCTTTGCCAATTCCGCCTGGGTCATCCCGCTGCGCTGAAAAACGGCTTTCATATCGGTTTGCAACATGTGTCGCGTCCTCCTTGTTTCCCGCAACATACCCGATGAACTCTCTTGTTCAATCCCTTACGCGCACACTATGCACGTGATGCACCTAACTTAGAGCGGATGAACTCCACCAGGCTGCTTTCCAGGATGCGCAGTCCGCGCTTTTTGCCGATGCGGACGTGCTCCAGGGCTCCTTCCTCAATCAGGTCGTAAACGTGGCGCTTGGAGCAGGCCAGCCTTTTGCAGGTCTGTTCAACGTTCAGGAGTTGGTATTGCATGGGTCCACCTCTCTATCTTGTGTTCACGAGGATCTTGGTCTTCAAA
It includes:
- a CDS encoding helix-turn-helix domain-containing protein, which codes for MLRETRRTRHMLQTDMKAVFQRSGMTQAELAKRLGISVGSLNNYLNGRQPIPGHVLDRLALLADAHRILTPGGYPHGSTMYA
- a CDS encoding helix-turn-helix domain-containing protein, producing MQYQLLNVEQTCKRLACSKRHVYDLIEEGALEHVRIGKKRGLRILESSLVEFIRSKLGASRA